The Fusarium oxysporum f. sp. lycopersici 4287 chromosome 1, whole genome shotgun sequence DNA segment CGAACTTACACGCACAAtgcgacgaggaggacgaaTCCTTCCCCGAGCGCCGGCTCCTCCACGTCCCGAGATCATACTTTATGGTAATACAGTCTGGCGATATCGCCCCAGGTAAAGAATTTCGGGATGTCGTAGGTTTTTATGTTTCTTAGGGAAGAATGGAGCTCTGATGCGTTTTCCGCGTTGATCCTGAGCCTTGAATATGGTGGGGTAATGATGGATGCAAGTCGTAGGCTCAGGCGGGGCCGCAGTGAATGGCGAAATCGGCGAATGAACAAAGGAACAAGCAAAGACTAAGTTAAAGAAAAAATTTAGGCGATAAACCTCCAGGCACCAGGTAGAAAGAAggtaaagaaaaagagggaAACCCCGTGGCACTGGTAAGGCACGCTTTGAGAGATGGCAAGCTCANNNNNNNNNNNNNNNNNNNNNNNNNNNNNNNNNNNNNNNNNNNNNNNNNNNNNNNNNNNNNNNNNNNNNNNNNNNNNNNNNNNNNNNNNNNNNNNNNNNNCGTTATCGATAAGCTATATGAACACCAATGACGCAACCTGTGTTGGGAACTACCCAAACACCGAGCTTCGCAGCACGAGGTCACGTGGGGATAATGCCTGGAGCTCCGACCCTCGATTTTTCCGACCGACAATTCAAGCGGCCTTGCTCGATAGCCAGCCTCTCAGCCTCACGCCAAATCGATCCCACGACGACGCGCCTAAAAACCGCCGACTTCACCCCCGATCAATTATACAGCAGTTTAAGCGCCTAAACCCTCTCAAATAGCCAACATGAAGCTGGTTCGGTAAGAACTCGCCCTGTCTCTTGCGCACACTTGGATTGTGCTGAGCTTCTTGTCAAGTTTGAGCTTCCGTACTGACTTGGCACGACTAGTTTTCTTATGAAATGCGCCAACGAAACGGTGACAATTGAGTTGAAAAATGGTAACACATTGCTCCTTACCCCTGAGCGAGCTTACAGCCATGCGAGCAGCCGTGTACTAATTGTCGTCTAGGAACCATTGTTCATGGCACTATTTCCTCAGTCTCTCCCCAGATGAACACCGCCCTCCGCACCGTCAAGATGACCATCAAGGGGCAGGAGCCCATCTCCCTCGAGACCATGAACATTCGAGGTTCTACAATCCGATATTTTATCCTGCCCGACTCTTTACCCCTCGACACACTGCTTATCGACGACGCACCTAAgcccaagaacaaggcaCGAAAGGAGGCCGAGCGGGGCGGACGGGGAGGACGAGGCAGAGGCGGTCCCAGGGGACGCGGGCGTGGTGGAGGCCGCGGTCGCGGAGGACGGCCTTAGAGTGGACGGCCCTAAACGAGAAGGTCACGGGAAGATTTAGGAGAAACGACAAGATAGGGAAAGGATGGAAGCGCACATGCGCGTCGTTAATGTGGAGTGACCACGTTATCGCGAAGATATCACATTCAAATGGAACCTGGCGTTCGGGTTGTTTGGCCATTAAAACTGTATGAACCCGCTTGGGGTGGGTATCGCTTTTCTTGTTGTGGAAAGATATCTGAATATATGCTCTCACACGCCCCAATTCCATTGCAACATCTTTTTTTATTCTACGGCTTTTGAATAGTCTCGCCATATCCTTACGATCTGCAGCTTCTCCCATCCGGCCTGTTTGCCGCTGTTCCCAACAGTTCGAGCCCGCCATTCAGACCCAAACCCCTCGATGCGACTCTTGACTTGATCTGGCTTATTTTGAGCGCATAGGAGGAGGTAGGCACAACCGCGTCGGGACAGGGTTTGGGGTAGTGCCTCGATCAGTCTATCTGTTGTCTCCATACCATCTAAGCCGCCTGCGTAAGATAAGGCCAGCAGATACGAATCGTCGTCAAATGAAGGCTTTGTGCTGACTGCGAGGTCGTCTGCGGTAAACGAATCTGGTCTGGCAGGCATCTCAGGCGTGGGCACATATGGCGGGTTGAAAATGAGGACGTCAATGGTGCCCTCGCGCCATGGGGTTGTGAGATCTCCCATGCACGAGCCCAGATAGAATGCATGTGAGTCGGGGTTGTCAGAAGCTGCCTTTGCAACTGTCCCGACTGTAGCCCGACACGCAAAGGCGTTCATGTCAACTCCCGCAGTAAGGACCTCGCGCGTGCCAAAAAGCTTTTGCGCATGTGCGTGGACAAAAGCGAGGACGACGCCTGAGCCTGTGCCGACCTCCACCACGAGAGGCGCTATATCGGGAAAAGCCTTTTGGAGATACTCGGTCTCTGCAGCAGATGAGAGCGTATCCAAGAGGAGGTATGAGTCCTCGGCAGGTTCGTAGACTCGCTCGTATGGGACGTGCGAAGTGTCTGGTGTTGGTAGCATGATGTATGCCTGTCGATGTGAAAATACGTTGTGATTGTGGTGAGGCTTCATGGTTAGATTATAGATAGAAAACTTGTGATGACACTGGGTGGATGCGGCACGTGATGTATGTCCTTAGAATCAAGAAATTGAGACTAAATAGTTAATAGGAACAAAATACGGATATAAAGCTGCTGTTGGTGGACCGCGAATCTCTGGATCATAGCAGAGTGGTAACGGGCTCAGCTTCGAACTGGTCGCCTTTTGTTGGGCTGGAAAGGACATATCTGATTCACTTGCATCAGTATGGATGGATATCTTGGGGGTGCATGAACCAGGCAGCAGAAACCTACAGTTGTTGATCGAGGTATTCCCTGATCAAACCGGTATAAAAACACCAGAAACTCGAAGCTCGTACTAAAATCCGTCGCAACGATCGCCTCAAAGAATCACACACTTCACCTCGCAACCCCAATCATCCTGTCCTGGCCCAACTCCCCATTTGATTCCCCAGCCCATATCTTCCACCATCCGAACCAAATTACGATCGTATACACCGTGCAGCTGGCATCGAGGACATGGTCGGCTCTTTGTGTTATAGAATTTTGGTGGTTCCTTAGCTGTACCATCACAGAAGGTCGGGCAATTGTTGAGGCCCATGAGTGGCTCGCAGGGTTCCGTGAGGATAACCCAGGTGTGTTTGCATTCTTTGTGCTGGAAATATGTGAGAGTGCACATTCTCAGGTGTTCAGAAATCAGTCgcaagaagaaaaaaatgCCTTGGAATTATTGCTGAGGGACAAAGACGAAAAAGAAGTTCTATTCGCAAGGTAGAAAAGGAAGGTTGGTTGGCTGTGTGGTGACAGGATGTTTCCAACAGTGCTAGTTAATCAGTGCTAAAACAAAAGGCCACCACAATAAATTGTATCGCAACGCCCTTCCCTGACTCTCCGCGTGTGCAGTTCTGTTTATACTCATACCCAAACACCATGCAATGATCATGACTCAGGATCCGCTAAACCTCTAAATGACGACTCGGCAGTATTGTCTCCCCTAAGTGTCCCGCTTTGCTCCAGTTCATCATCGCCGATGGCATCTTCGACAGATGGAACTAGGCGAGATAGCATCGTTTCCATGCGCCGTATCGCCTTTTCCATATTGGCCAGCCTATCTGTAGTTCCCTCAAACATGTCATTCTCGGAGAAAGATCCTCGAAGCTTCTGGGGTGGGATCCCGGGAAACATAGAATCCCGTCGTGATGGGCGTCGAGCTCCGGGATCAGGCCTAGGGGTGTTATGTAGGTTGCGGGGCTCTATATCATTTGTCGCATTGCGTGTGAACTGCCGACGGATGAGATGATGCGtgagatcatcatcgacagcGATGTCGTCGTGGACAGTATCAGGCGGCGGCACTTGAAAGACGGCGCGAAGGTCTCGGTGAACCGTCAGCCgccacttcttccaaaactGGCTCTTTGTCGGGGGCGGAGCTTTGATCTCGGTTGGGTCTTCGATCTCACGGGAAGGCCAGAGCAGACGGCGCTCAGCAACAGCGATGAtgagcaagagagggagaTTCAGAATCTTGACCGCTGTGACGTGGATCTTGTGGAACCAGCGCGGACTCACGACGAATTTAAGCGGGATGAATAGGAATACGGCGAGGATGTTGAATGGGGGTTGGTATGCGAACACAGCGTCAGCCTTGACGCCCTCAAGTGTCAGAACTGCTCGACGGAAACTGATCTCCGCTATGGCGTTTGACGAAATGTTGCTGAATGTATTGGAAAGCATCGATACAAGGATGGTAAGGAAGAGGGTGTTCCCGAGGAAAGCGAAGGCTACCATCACACTAGGTCCTAGCAGCCAGTGAAACTCGGTCTAGTAGAGATGTCAGAATTTGTCAAGCGTACGGGGGGAGACGAAGACTGACCGATCGATGGATACCTGttccatc contains these protein-coding regions:
- a CDS encoding small nuclear ribonucleoprotein D1, producing MKLVRFLMKCANETVTIELKNGTIVHGTISSVSPQMNTALRTVKMTIKGQEPISLETMNIRGSTIRYFILPDSLPLDTLLIDDAPKPKNKARKEAERGGRGGRGRGGPRGRGRGGGRGRGGRP
- a CDS encoding small nuclear ribonucleoprotein D1 — encoded protein: MKCANETVTIELKNGTIVHGTISSVSPQMNTALRTVKMTIKGQEPISLETMNIRGSTIRYFILPDSLPLDTLLIDDAPKPKNKARKEAERGGRGGRGRGGPRGRGRGGGRGRGGRP